The following is a genomic window from Dendrosporobacter quercicolus.
GGGTTCCCATTTATAATCCGGCAGGCGGGTATTATGAAAGCCTGGGGTATGCCAGTGTGCGGAAAAGTGAAACTCCCCCCTGGCAGAATTCAATCAGACCGTTGTCGGAAAGTGCTTTCAGTGCCATTTTGGCTGCTGCGGGCTTGCAGCGTACTGATGATATATCCGGGGTTATTGAAAAAGCGGAAGATCCGCTTCAGGCAATCAGGCTGCTGAATGAAGCGTATAAAGAATGCTCACCGCAAAAGCGTGACCGAATGGTAAGCCTTCACATTGAACGGGGTACTCGGATAACCGGTTCACTGAAAAAGCTCCTTGGGCCTTTTTGCCAGATATGCGGCGCCGAGGGATTTGTCAAACAGGACGGTGACCGGTATATAGAAGCCCATCATCTGGTGCAGATTGCGCTGAGCGCCTCCAGTTCACTGTGTTCGGATAATGTAGTTCTTGTATGTCCCAACTGTCACCGGAAACTTCATTACGGCCGTGATGTGGAGGTGGCTGACCGGGGAGATAAAATTCTGGTCAGACTTGGCAGTACGCGGGAGCGTCTGGTCATGAAAAACACCGTTAAGTATCTGGAGAGCTGTCTGATCAGTAACGTTTAGTCCGCGGCACGCTAACCGGGATTTCAAAATATGCAGCCAGTCAGGGAAAAAATTCCGCCTGCACTCCGTTAGTTTACTGCAATTCATTTGAAATGAGCTATATTAAGGCCCTGCTACACTTCGCTGCTGCAGGTGACACGGTTTGCCGCGCTGTGGGTTTGATACTGGAAGGCGTTGGACTGGGATGATCGGTACACGATCCGGTACTGCGCTGATTACAGCCTGCTGGTGTTGATTTTCTGGTGGTGTGTTGGCTACCGGGCTGATAGCGGTTGGGACCGCTTGTATGGTTTTTGCAGGGAGGATGCCGGCCGTTTTTTTACAGCAGACCAGTTGCTGATGACGATAAAAAAGCCACCACAGTCTTGTGGCGGCAGCAACAGAACGGTCACGATGTTTTCGACCGGTGGACAGTCTTGCGATATGCAACTGACTAACGAGGCCCGGCAGCGCCAGTCGGCAACCAGGGGCTGCCCCGCGGTTTGCCCGCCCTCAGTCAGTTTTCTACTACAACAACCGTACAACAACACGGCGAAAAAGTTCTGT
Proteins encoded in this region:
- a CDS encoding HNH endonuclease, with protein sequence MPIILSQRVDTGSDYNDVPFVVYHFPKRYRRQINPGDLFLYYQGNRVKKEQRYYFGTGIIGKVELCEDGEHYNAWFLEAKQFPGRVPIYNPAGGYYESLGYASVRKSETPPWQNSIRPLSESAFSAILAAAGLQRTDDISGVIEKAEDPLQAIRLLNEAYKECSPQKRDRMVSLHIERGTRITGSLKKLLGPFCQICGAEGFVKQDGDRYIEAHHLVQIALSASSSLCSDNVVLVCPNCHRKLHYGRDVEVADRGDKILVRLGSTRERLVMKNTVKYLESCLISNV